The following coding sequences lie in one Primulina huaijiensis isolate GDHJ02 chromosome 2, ASM1229523v2, whole genome shotgun sequence genomic window:
- the LOC140971155 gene encoding uncharacterized protein: MSLLRQAAAKWIRVINVARQIRAAPQIFSISPKLFSTDSTEPSQGPSIDQFLNPPRGLIYGRITSITKYTTKNDIINMLDESDLSPDKLKVEYNRSYLPLSMMVEFSSPSAYDSAIRAINRKGHLFTLARGDRAQWDAIAPYDGKAILLQGIPSTALPDDVERFLSGCQCDSSSISMPPRSTLRGLVKTVLVRFSSQTLAAHAYITKNRGFCLNNQISVKVLH; encoded by the exons ATGAGTTTACTCAGACAAGCCGCCGCGAAATGGATCCGTGTGATCAATGTGGCTCGTCAAATCCGAGCTGCGCCGCAGATTTTTTCCATCTCGCCGAAGCTTTTCTCCACCGATTCCACCGAGCCGAGCCAGGGTCCCTCTATTGATCAGTTTCTAAATCCACCCCGAG GTTTGATTTATGGGAGAATAACTAGTATCACAAAGTATACAACCAAGAATGATATTATCAATATGCTCGATGAAAGTGACTTGAGTCCTGACAAGCTCAAAGTTGAATACAATCGCAGTTATCTTCCATTGTCAAT GATGGTTGAGTTCTCCTCTCCATCAGCTTATGACTCTGCTATAAGGGCAATCAATCGGAAGGGTCATTTGTTTACTCTGGCAAGG GGCGACAGAGCTCAATGGGATGCTATTGCTCCTTATGATGGAAAAGCG attttGCTTCAGGGAATCCCTAGCACTGCACTGCCTGATGATGTCGAACGCTTCCTTTCTGGTTGCCAGTGTGATTCATCTTCCATTTCAATGCCTCCCAG ATCAACACTCCGAGGCCTTGTTAAAACAGTACTTGTGCGCTTCTCGTCTCAGACATTAGCTGCGCATGCGTATATCACAAAGAACCGAGGGTTTTGTCTCAATAATCAAATCTCGGTGAAAGTTCTTCATTAG
- the LOC140971153 gene encoding uncharacterized protein isoform X1, with the protein MARVRRLLLFLCSIILSCFPVLIPAAVVTLDSIEIFTTHEWLPMKPAVYFRCNGENRTVLPDVKEKHVVYTFKGVESWQPLTELPGIKCKRCGFYEKDALSDDTFDEWEFCASDFTKPDGKYTHFKDKELNATFLCPECTPHGNVSDNSSRPKEDSTGMHWAVTAAIIAVVSSVSVAGLVAAYKYWQKRKRQQEQARFLRLFEETDDIEDELGIGPLSHVV; encoded by the exons ATGGCTAGGGTTCGTCGTCTGTTGCTTTTTCTATGTTCGATTATTCTCAGCTGCTTTCCAG TGTTGATACCGGCTGCAGTAGTTACACTTGATTCTATCGAGATATTTACAACCCATGAATGGCTTCCCATGAAGCCAGCAGTCTACTTTCGGTGCAATGGGGAGAACAGGACAGTTTTACCAGACGTGAAGGAAAAGCATGTAGTCTACACATTTAAAGGTGTGGAGTCTTGGCAG CCTCTGACAGAACTTCCTGGTATAAAGTGTAAACGATGTGGATTCTATGAGAAGGATGCTTTATCAGATGATACATTCGACGAGTGGGAATTTTGTGCTTCTGATTTCACTAAGCCTGATGGCAAATATACTCATTTCAAAGACAAAGAACTCAATGCAACATTTCTGTGTCCAGAATGTACCCCTCATGGAAATG TTTCAGATAATTCCTCCAGGCCGAAAGAAGATTCAACTGGGATGCATTGGGCTGTAACTGCGGCTATTATTGCTGTAGTTTCTTCTGTGAGTGTCGCTGGCTTGGTAGCCGCATACAAATACTGGCAGAAAAGAAAGAGGCAGCAAGAGCAGGCACGGTTCCTCAGACTTTTTGAAGAAACAGATGATATCGAAGATGAATTGGGTATCGGCCCTCTTAGCCATGTTGTCTGA
- the LOC140971154 gene encoding probable protein phosphatase 2C 38 has translation MVKPCWKPLVEGDGGRRGDPNGRADGLLWYKDLGRHVNGEFSMASIQANGLMEDQSQLESGPLSSLDLGPYGTFVGIYDGHGGPETSRFVNERLFPNLKKYITEHKQITANVIKKAFLETEEEFISLVRQQWPIKPQIASVGSCCLVGVICNGLLHIANAGDSRVVLGRADNTAQAVTAIQLSTEHNAKFESVRNELQALHPEDPSIVVLKHKVWRVKGIIQVSRSIGDAYLKNAEFNKEPLLARFRIPGSFTKPILNPEPSIFVHSLSPKDQFLIFASDGLWEHLSNQEAVDIVNSSNRNGIAKRLVKAALRVAAKKREMRYSDLKKIDRGVRRHFHDDITVVVVFLDSTEKRTPSRCSSVSIRGGGRDVSSVNSKFV, from the exons ATGGTGAAGCCTTGTTGGAAGCCTTTAGTTGAGGGCGATGGAGGTAGGAGAGGAGATCCAAACGGCAGGGCCGATGGGCTTTTGTGGTATAAAGATTTGGGACGTCATGTAAATGGTGAATTTTCAATGGCAAGCATTCAGGCTAATGGTTTGATGGAGGATCAAAGCCAACTTGAATCTGGGCCGTTGAGTTCACTTGATTTAGGACCTTATGGAACTTTTGTTGGAATCTATGATGGACATGGAGGTCCAGAGACATCTCGATTTGTAAACGAAAGGCTATTCCCCAATCTCAAGA AATACATAACCGAGCATAAACAGATTACTGCAAATGTTATCAAAAAGGCTTTCTTGGAAACCGAGGAAGAGTTTATTTCTCTAGTGAGGCAGCAATGGCCTATTAAACCACAAATTGCTTCGGTGGGATCATGTTGTCTGGTAGGGGTGATATGTAATGGGCTCCTACATATAGCAAATGCTGGCGACTCCCGTGTCGTGTTAGGCAGGGCAGATAATACTGCTCAAGCTGTGACAGCTATTCAATTATCAACAGAGCACAATGCGAAATTTGAATCTGTTAGGAACGAGTTACAAGCATTGCATCCTGAAGATCCCAGTATCGTGGTTCTGAAGCACAAAGTTTGGCGTGTGAAGGGTATCATACAG GTATCAAGATCCATAGGAGACGCCTATCTTAAGAATGCAGAATTCAACAAAGAACCACTCTTGGCAAGATTTAGGATACCTGGATCCTTCACCAAGCCGATTCTTAATCCAGAGCCATCAATATTTGTACACAGCCTAAGTCCTAAGGATCAGTTTCTCATATTTGCGTCAGACGGCTTGTGGGAGCATCTTAGTAACCAGGAAGCCGTCGATATTGTCAATAGTTCCAACCGTAAC GGTATTGCCAAAAGACTTGTTAAGGCCGCACTTCGTGTTGCAGCCAAGAAAAGGGAGATGCGTTACTCAGACTTGAAGAAGATTGATCGAGGTGTGCGGAGACATTTCCATGATGATATTACCGTCGTCGTGGTTTTTTTAGATTCTACTGAAAAGCGAACGCCATCTCGGTGTTCTAGTGTTTCAATAAGGGGAGGAGGGAGAGATGTTTCCTCCGTTAACTCTAAATTTGTGTGA
- the LOC140971153 gene encoding uncharacterized protein isoform X2, with product MARVRRLLLFLCSIILSCFPVLIPAAVVTLDSIEIFTTHEWLPMKPAVYFRCNGENRTVLPDVKEKHVVYTFKGVESWQPLTELPGIKCKRCGFYEKDALSDDTFDEWEFCASDFTKPDGKYTHFKDKELNATFLCPECTPHGNDNSSRPKEDSTGMHWAVTAAIIAVVSSVSVAGLVAAYKYWQKRKRQQEQARFLRLFEETDDIEDELGIGPLSHVV from the exons ATGGCTAGGGTTCGTCGTCTGTTGCTTTTTCTATGTTCGATTATTCTCAGCTGCTTTCCAG TGTTGATACCGGCTGCAGTAGTTACACTTGATTCTATCGAGATATTTACAACCCATGAATGGCTTCCCATGAAGCCAGCAGTCTACTTTCGGTGCAATGGGGAGAACAGGACAGTTTTACCAGACGTGAAGGAAAAGCATGTAGTCTACACATTTAAAGGTGTGGAGTCTTGGCAG CCTCTGACAGAACTTCCTGGTATAAAGTGTAAACGATGTGGATTCTATGAGAAGGATGCTTTATCAGATGATACATTCGACGAGTGGGAATTTTGTGCTTCTGATTTCACTAAGCCTGATGGCAAATATACTCATTTCAAAGACAAAGAACTCAATGCAACATTTCTGTGTCCAGAATGTACCCCTCATGGAAATG ATAATTCCTCCAGGCCGAAAGAAGATTCAACTGGGATGCATTGGGCTGTAACTGCGGCTATTATTGCTGTAGTTTCTTCTGTGAGTGTCGCTGGCTTGGTAGCCGCATACAAATACTGGCAGAAAAGAAAGAGGCAGCAAGAGCAGGCACGGTTCCTCAGACTTTTTGAAGAAACAGATGATATCGAAGATGAATTGGGTATCGGCCCTCTTAGCCATGTTGTCTGA
- the LOC140971151 gene encoding ABC transporter G family member 6-like, with protein MPINEHDNCSSVASDQPFFCPKQAMELQEFSTRKPEQIRSNRLGELFQHVEDSTMESSHQVLNVQEPIFQPASLPFFLSFHNLTYSVKERRRIVPEFFSRSDPTIAHESLSGNSLEDKSRMKVLLNEISGEAREGEIMAVLGASGSGKSTLIDALADRIARESLKGTITLNGEVLESKLRKVISAYVMQDDLLFPMLTVEETLMFSAEFRLPGTISKSRKRARVEALIDQLGLRTAARTVIGDEGHRGVSGGERRRVSIGTDIIHDPILLFLDEPTSGLDSTSAYMVVKVLQRIAQSGSIVIMSIHQPSYRILSLLDRLIILSCGQTVYSGSPRILPQFFEEFGKPIPLNDDKTEFALDYIRELEGISGGTKNLVDFNKEWQKKRNPPCMNSNWPKISLKEAISASISMGKLVSGATNVSSNLSSSVPLFANPIWKEIIVIAKRSITNSRRAPELFGVRFAAVLVTGIILATIFWRLDNTPKGVQERLGFFAFAMSTTFYTCAEAIPIFLLERYIFMRETAYNAYRRSSYVLSHAIISIPALVLLSLTFAVTTYWAVGLSGGMPGFLFFFTFILASFWAGSSFVTFLSGIVTNVMMAYTVVVAILAYFLLFSGFFISRDRIPPYWIWFHYASLVKYPYQGVLQNEFADPNKCFVRGIQVFDNSPLKNLPDSLKLKLLQSMSKSLGIKITSSTCLTTGADILKQAGVTDISKWNCLWIIVALGFFFRVLFYFALLIGSKNKRR; from the coding sequence ATGCCTATAAATGAACATGATAATTGTTCTTCTGTGGCCAGTGACCAGCCATTTTTTTGCCCTAAACAAGCCATGGAGCTCCAAGAATTTTCAACCCGAAAACCGGAGCAAATCCGATCAAATAGGCTCGGCGAGCTTTTTCAGCATGTAGAAGACTCAACAATGGAGTCTTCACACCAAGTTCTTAATGTACAAGAACCTATTTTCCAGCCTGCTTCATTACCCTTCTTTCTTTCCTTTCATAACCTCACGTATAGCGTAAAAGAGCGTCGCCGAATCGTTCCCGAATTTTTTAGCAGGAGTGATCCTACGATTGCTCATGAATCTTTGTCTGGGAACTCGTTGGAGGACAAATCACGGATGAAAGTTTTACTAAACGAGATCTCCGGTGAGGCGAGGGAAGGCGAGATCATGGCGGTTCTTGGGGCGAGTGGGTCGGGGAAATCAACCCTGATCGATGCGTTGGCTGATCGTATAGCTCGAGAAAGCCTCAAAGGAACAATTACTTTGAATGGTGAAGTTTTGGAATCCAAGCTTCGGAAAGTAATATCAGCGTATGTTATGCAAGATGACTTGCTGTTTCCCATGTTGACTGTTGAAGAAACCCTAATGTTTTCAGCAGAATTCAGGCTTCCAGGAACCATTTCCAAGTCAAGAAAGAGAGCTAGAGTTGAAGCTCTGATCGATCAATTAGGCCTTCGTACCGCTGCGAGGACTGTGATCGGAGATGAGGGCCACCGAGGGGTGTCAGGAGGCGAGAGGCGTCGAGTTTCAATCGGAACGGACATAATTCATGACCCTATCCTCCTGTTTCTTGATGAGCCCACATCAGGTCTTGACTCCACAAGTGCTTACATGGTGGTGAAAGTACTGCAGAGAATCGCACAAAGTGGAAGCATCGTTATTATGTCGATTCATCAGCCAAGTTACAGGATTCTGAGTTTATTAGACCGTCTGATCATTCTGTCTTGTGGACAAACAGTGTATAGCGGATCTCCAAGGATTCTCCCTCAATTCTTTGAAGAATTTGGGAAACCGATCCCTTTAAATGATGATAAAACTGAATTTGCTCTTGATTACATCCGAGAGCTCGAAGGAATCTCAGGAGGAACCAAGAATCTGGTGGATTTCAATAAAGAATGGCAAAAGAAGAGGAACCCTCCATGCATGAACTCTAATTGGCCAAAAATATCACTCAAGGAAGCCATAAGTGCAAGCATTTCAATGGGGAAACTGGTTTCTGGAGCCACAAATGTGAGCTCAAACCTCTCATCCTCAGTCCCATTATTTGCAAACCCCATCTGGAAAGAAATAATCGTCATAGCAAAACGATCAATCACGAATTCTAGACGAGCTCCTGAGCTGTTCGGAGTTCGATTTGCTGCAGTTCTTGTCACTGGAATCATACTAGCCACCATTTTCTGGCGCCTCGATAATACACCAAAAGGTGTTCAAGAAAGATTAGGTTTTTTCGCCTTCGCCATGTCCACGACCTTCTACACATGCGCGGAAGCTATCCCGATCTTTCTCCTCGAAAGATACATTTTCATGAGAGAAACAGCTTACAATGCATACCGTCGTTCTTCCTACGTTCTTTCTCACGCAATAATCTCCATTCCAGCTCTGGTGCTCCTATCCCTGACGTTCGCTGTCACCACGTATTGGGCAGTGGGACTATCCGGTGGCATGCCCGgattcctcttcttcttcacaTTCATCTTAGCCTCCTTCTGGGCCGGAAGCTCATTCGTAACATTCCTTTCAGGAATCGTGACCAACGTGATGATGGCTTACACGGTTGTCGTAGCAATCTTAGCCTACTTCTTGCTATTCAGCGGCTTCTTCATATCGCGAGATCGAATTCCACCGTACTGGATTTGGTTCCACTATGCTTCTTTAGTGAAGTACCCGTATCAAGGAGTGCTGCAAAACGAATTCGCGGATCCGAACAAGTGTTTTGTGAGGGGCATTCAGGTTTTTGATAATTCACCATTGAAGAATCTTCCTGATTCTTTGAAGCTGAAGCTGCTGCAATCCATGAGCAAATCTCTGGGAATCAAGATCACGAGTTCAACATGCTTGACGACTGGTGCAGATATATTGAAACAAGCTGGAGTTACTGATATAAGCAAATGGAATTGCTTGTGGATTATTGTGGCTTTAGGATTCTTCTTCAGAGTTTTGTTTTACTTTGCTTTGTTGATTGGAAGCAAAAACAAGagaaggtaa